From a region of the Zingiber officinale cultivar Zhangliang chromosome 4B, Zo_v1.1, whole genome shotgun sequence genome:
- the LOC121978453 gene encoding L-type lectin-domain containing receptor kinase IX.1-like — protein sequence MNTRHPPFYKNCRGSFLNTYHTRALASNLAAIYPSLNSMPTIFALFFLGILNVPLATALSFDFPSFNQSSLSNITFVDDASWSSGHIQLTKNQITDDMQSSLGRAVYVDPLLLWNNEDNLTDFSTHFAFIINPNGQEHPGDGMAFFLSPFPSNIPNNTGGCGLGVFNVSVCMYGTDSNFSEPIVAVEFDTFPNIYDPGNPHVGIDVGSTRSVVYQIWEDDGNGNGSKWQGEAWVSYDSGTHNLSVFLTLEHGNRTTNYSLSYIVDLRKVLNSSEVAVGFSASTGTYDETHTLLSWSFSSTLVQRPMQQPPVQAPMQPPPVRSTAQRKSKIEIIVGMARGVGILLPLLLLVFVFLWSRKKKRAKIGENKDQLLDDDLEIEARPNRFSYEELATATRNFSDDVKLGEGGFGSVYKGHLEGLNLDVAIKRFAKESSKQGKKEYFSEVNVISRLGHRNLVKLVGWCQEQQELLLVYEFLPNGSLDSCLYSAQNHLRWPARYKIALDLASAMLYLQHDWEQCVLHRDVKPSNIMLDSAFNAKLGDFGLARLIDHDLSWKTTVTAGTLGYMAPEYLDTGKASKESDVYSFGVVAMEIACGRRPRTGQLVERAWKLYAKSAVVEAADEKLNGEFDGEQMERVLVVGLWCAHPDFNLRPSMKEAIQVLNGQMALPNLPPR from the exons ATGAACACTAGGCATCCTCCTTTCTATAAAAATTGCCGTGGTTCTTTCTTGAACACATACCATACTAGAGCACTAGCAAGCAATCTTGCAGCTATTTATCCATCCCTCAATTCAATGCCTACAATCTTTGCTCTCTTCTTCTTGGGAATTCTTAATGTTCCCTTGGCAACTGCTCTCTCCTTCGACTTCCCTTCCTTCAACCAAAGCAGTCTTTCCAACATCACATTTGTAGACGACGCATCATGGTCTAGTGGTCACATTCAGCTTACCAAAAATCAGATAACTGACGATATGCAATCTAGCCTGGGAAGAGCAGTCTACGTGGACCCTCTTCTGCTCTGGAATAATGAAGATAACCTGACGGATTTCTCCACCCATTTCGCCTTTATAATCAACCCGAATGGCCAAGAGCATCCAGGAGATGGCATGGCTTTCTTCCTCTCTCCATTTCCTTCCAATATCCCTAACAATACCGGTGGCTGCGGCCTAGGCGTGTTCAATGTCAGTGTATGTATGTATGGAACAGACAGCAACTTCTCCGAACCGATTGTAGCAGTGGAATTTGACACATTCCCAAATATTTACGATCCCGGGAATCCTCATGTTGGGATCGATGTCGGCTCCACCAGGTCCGTTGTGTATCAAATTTGGGAGGACGATGGCAACGGCAATGGGAGCAAATGGCAGGGAGAAGCATGGGTGAGCTACGATTCAGGCACTCATAATTTAAGTGTTTTCCTAACTCTGGAACATGGAAACCGTACTACAAATTACAGCCTTAGCTACATCGTGGACCTTCGGAAGGTGCTCAACTCATCCGAG GTTGCGGTAGGGTTCTCGGCGTCGACGGGAACATATGATGAGACACACACACTTTTATCATGGAGTTTTTCTTCGACCCTAGTGCAACGCCCCATGCAACAACCCCCTGTGCAAGCCCCCATGCAACCTCCTCCCGTGCGTTCCACCGCGCAACGCAAAAGCAAAATCGAGATCATTGTTGGCATGGCCAGGGGGGTAGGGATCCTCCTCCCCCTCTTGCTGTTGGTTTTTGTGTTCTTGTGgagcaggaagaagaagagggcgaAAATTGGAGAAAACAAGGACCAGTTGCTTGATGATGACTTGGAGATAGAAGCAAGGCCGAATAGGTTCTCGTATGAAGAGCTAGCCACTGCGACGAGGAACTTCTCTGACGACGTCAAGCTCGGGGAAGGTGGATTCGGGTCGGTCTACAAAGGCCATCTCGAGGGCCTGAACCTTGACGTCGCCATTAAGAGGTTTGCCAAGGAGTCgtccaaacaaggaaagaaagAGTACTTCTCCGAAGTCAACGTCATAAGCCGCCTTGGACATCGTAATCTGGTTAAGCTGGTTGGCTGGTGCCAAGAACAACAAGAACTCCTCCTCGTCTACGAGTTCTTGCCCAACGGTAGCCTCGACTCGTGTCTGTACTCCGCGCAAAATCATTTGAGATGGCCGGCGAGGTACAAGATCGCACTCGACTTGGCCTCTGCGATGCTCTATCTCCAGCACGACTGGGAGCAGTGCGTGCTGCATCGCGACGTCAAGCCGAGCAATATCATGTTGGACTCTGCATTTAACGCCAAGCTAGGAGACTTCGGCCTCGCTAGGCTCATCGACCACGACCTCAGCTGGAAGACCACGGTCACGGCCGGTACGCTGGGGTACATGGCCCCCGAATATCTTGACACTGGCAAAGCCAGCAAAGAGTCAGATGTCTATAGCTTTGGAGTCGTGGCCATGGAGATTGCTTGTGGGAGAAGACCGAGGACGGGCCAACTAGTGGAACGGGCGTGGAAACTTTATGCGAAGAGCGCGGTAGTTGAAGCAGCCGATGAGAAGCTAAACGGTGAATTTGATGGAGAACAAATGGAGCGAGTGTTGGTTGTAGGATTGTGGTGTGCTCATCCAGATTTCAATCTGCGACCCTCGATGAAGGAGGCAATACAGGTGCTCAATGGGCAGATGGCTTTGCCAAATCTTCCTCCGCGCTAA